AGACGAGGCCACGTCGACAGCGAAATCGCCGCTGCCCGGCTCCGTCTGGCTGCTGATTCGCAGTCCCGCATCGTCTTCGCCGGTCGCCTGCGAGGCGATCGTCTTGACGATGGTGCTTGCATTGTCGGTGAGGGTGAGCACAAGCTCTCCTTCCGGTTGCGGGTATGTCCGTGCCACGATTCCGCAGGGCTCGGCGCAGTTCAAGCCATGCCCAGCCATTGTCAGGCCATTCACACTCAGCTTGCGGGCGCGACCAGTCCCGCGTCGTAGGCGAAGATCACGGCGTGCACGCGATCGCGCAGCTGAAGCTTCTGCAGAACCTTGCCCACGTGGGTCTTCACGGTCTGCTCTGAGATGAACAGGTCGGTCGCAATCTCACCGTTGGAGCGTCCGGATCCGATGAGCGTGAGCACTTCGCGCTCGCGCTCCGTGAGGGCGTTGAGCTCGAGGCTCGCCCGCGGTGTCGTGGGGCGGCTCTTGCCGAACTGCTCGATGAGGCGCCGCGTGATGCTCGGCGCGAGCAGGGCATCGCCCGCCGCGACGACGCGCACGGCCTGAACGAGTTCGTCAGGCAGCGAATCCTTCAGCAGAAAACCGCTCGCTCCCGCCTGGAGGGCTTCGTAGACGTAGTCGTCGATGTCGAAGGTGGTGAGCATGATCACGCGCGGCACGTGCGGCAGAGGGTGCGCGGGAGAAAGGATGCGCCGCGTCGCCTCGAGACCGTCGAGCTGCGGCATCCTGACGTCCATGAGCACGACGTCCGGCTTCTCGCGTCGCACGAGGTCGACCGCCTCGGCGCCGTCCGCGGCCTGCCCGACCACCTGGATGCCTGACTGCGCATCGAGCAGGGCGGCGAAGCCGGCGCGCACCATTGTCTGGTCATCGGCGATGACGACAGTGATGGTCATGCGTTTCCCTCTGGATTCACGATGACGCTCCCTTCCGCGTCGAACGGTAGCACGGCGTGAACGAGCCAGCCGCCGTCAGGGGTCGCGTGCGTCTCGAGATGTCCGCCGAGCGCGGTCGTGCGCTCGCGCATGCCAATGAGTCCATGGCCGCCGCCCGCGGCGTCGACCGGAACACCGTCGGGCGCTGAGTTGATCACCGAGATGACGGCGCCAGAGGTGTTGCCGCGTGCAACTCCGACGCTCACGCGTGAACCGGGAGCGTGACGCAGCGCATTGCTGATGGCCTCTTGCACGATGCGAAAGGCAGCGACCTGCACCGAGAGGGGCGCCCCGCGCAGCTCATCGTCGATGCTCAGGTCGATGGGCACGCCTGAGCGGCGAGCGCTCTCAACGAGTCCGGGAATGTCACCGATCGTGCGCTGTGGCATGCGCTCGGCCTCTTCGCCGTCGGGTCGCAGGGTGCCGAGAAGCCGGCGCATCTCGGCGAGGGCAGAACGGGCGGATGCTGCGATATCGTCGAACTCCGCGATCGCGGGGTCATTCAGCTCGGTCAGCCGGTACTTCGCCGTGGATGCCTGCACTTGAATGACCGACATGCTGTGCGCGACGACGTCGTGCAGCTCTCGGGCGATGCGCGAGCGCTCCTCGACGAGCTGACGCCTCGCCTGCTCCTCAGCCGATACCTCCTTCTCACGGGCAAGTTCGTCACGAATCGTGACGCGACCGGCGATGAGCAGAGCGATGACGTACGCGGCGGCAGCTATGGAGAACGTGACGATGAGGTCCGCGATCTCTGCCCCCGTCATCGTGGGGAACCCGCTTCGGCCGGACAGCGAGGGGATCGCGGTCGCGGTGGCGAGCGCGAGGAGCCACGCGACCGCGCCGAGGCGCCACCCGCGGCTGTAGACGATGAGGCC
This DNA window, taken from Paramicrobacterium agarici, encodes the following:
- a CDS encoding response regulator, producing the protein MTITVVIADDQTMVRAGFAALLDAQSGIQVVGQAADGAEAVDLVRREKPDVVLMDVRMPQLDGLEATRRILSPAHPLPHVPRVIMLTTFDIDDYVYEALQAGASGFLLKDSLPDELVQAVRVVAAGDALLAPSITRRLIEQFGKSRPTTPRASLELNALTEREREVLTLIGSGRSNGEIATDLFISEQTVKTHVGKVLQKLQLRDRVHAVIFAYDAGLVAPAS
- a CDS encoding sensor histidine kinase, producing MSQQRTHPLWLWITVGSMAIVIYSIAVPVNAVLYQVPVAIAFVLSAFTAGALPLSLTRPRAALAFFVVGLLGNGILAGDDRDPFWPGPVPVLEIITLAALIGLIVYSRGWRLGAVAWLLALATATAIPSLSGRSGFPTMTGAEIADLIVTFSIAAAAYVIALLIAGRVTIRDELAREKEVSAEEQARRQLVEERSRIARELHDVVAHSMSVIQVQASTAKYRLTELNDPAIAEFDDIAASARSALAEMRRLLGTLRPDGEEAERMPQRTIGDIPGLVESARRSGVPIDLSIDDELRGAPLSVQVAAFRIVQEAISNALRHAPGSRVSVGVARGNTSGAVISVINSAPDGVPVDAAGGGHGLIGMRERTTALGGHLETHATPDGGWLVHAVLPFDAEGSVIVNPEGNA